Proteins co-encoded in one Terriglobia bacterium genomic window:
- a CDS encoding response regulator transcription factor has product MSRILIVEDEPHLAQGLRFNLEAEGHAVEVVESGEGALQFLLEDKKTFDAVILDIMLPGKDGFIVARELRDAENFVPVLMLTARGRPEDVLKGFEAGADDYLPKPFNLDILQARIRSLLRRKEWLQAADNGENAKPREPDIFTFGDKVVDFGRLQISSGKRVFQLTMMEGELLRYLIQNSGRPVSRKAMLENVWNLSEETETRAIDNFIVRLRRYIEKDSAKPRHLITIRGLGYRFVPAPD; this is encoded by the coding sequence ATGAGCCGAATCCTGATCGTCGAGGACGAACCCCACCTGGCCCAGGGGCTACGCTTCAACCTGGAAGCCGAAGGGCACGCGGTGGAAGTCGTCGAGAGCGGCGAAGGCGCGCTCCAGTTCCTGCTGGAGGACAAAAAGACCTTCGACGCGGTCATCCTCGACATCATGTTGCCCGGCAAGGATGGATTCATCGTGGCACGCGAGCTGCGCGATGCCGAGAATTTCGTTCCTGTGCTGATGCTGACCGCCCGGGGCCGCCCCGAAGACGTGCTCAAAGGGTTTGAAGCCGGCGCCGACGATTACCTGCCGAAGCCATTCAATCTCGACATCCTGCAGGCTCGCATTCGAAGCCTGCTGCGTCGCAAAGAGTGGCTGCAGGCCGCCGACAATGGCGAAAACGCGAAGCCCCGTGAGCCGGATATTTTCACCTTCGGCGACAAGGTTGTTGATTTTGGGAGACTGCAAATTTCTTCCGGCAAACGCGTGTTCCAGCTCACCATGATGGAAGGCGAACTACTGCGCTACCTGATCCAGAATAGCGGCCGGCCGGTGTCGCGGAAGGCGATGTTGGAGAACGTCTGGAATCTCAGCGAAGAGACGGAAACGCGCGCCATCGACAACTTTATCGTCCGCCTGCGCCGCTATATCGAAAAGGATTCTGCCAAGCCCCGGCATCTCATCACCATTCGCGGGCTGGGCTACCGCTTTGTGCCCGCTCCGGACTGA